The proteins below come from a single Halobacillus salinarum genomic window:
- a CDS encoding alpha/beta hydrolase, which produces MSIGCLCIHGYTGSPEEVRPLVEFLQTNTDWELASPTLPGHGEDLDLRGHYYQEWIATAELALLDLKKRNDTLLLVGFSMGGMIAAYLAAKYEIKRLVLLSAAGKYISLPQMFKDIVEMGVDAVRKELASNELFLRYQRKLKDTYFFSSFEFMKCVKFTRPSLHKVNCPVLIIQGDLDGMVPKATANFLKAEIPAAEKEVVFLPKSKHLICHGDDREELCDKVLTFLSEN; this is translated from the coding sequence ATGAGTATTGGCTGTTTGTGCATTCATGGGTATACGGGAAGCCCCGAGGAAGTGCGTCCTTTAGTGGAATTCTTACAAACAAACACGGATTGGGAGCTTGCTTCTCCAACCCTGCCTGGACATGGAGAAGACCTTGACTTAAGAGGTCATTATTATCAGGAATGGATCGCTACAGCAGAGCTTGCTCTTTTAGATCTTAAGAAAAGAAACGATACTTTACTGCTTGTCGGATTTTCCATGGGCGGGATGATCGCAGCTTACCTCGCTGCAAAATATGAAATCAAACGGCTTGTGCTGCTTTCAGCTGCAGGGAAGTATATTAGTCTTCCTCAAATGTTTAAAGACATTGTAGAGATGGGAGTAGACGCCGTCCGCAAAGAACTGGCATCGAATGAGCTGTTTCTTCGTTATCAGCGTAAGCTGAAGGATACCTACTTCTTTTCTTCATTTGAATTTATGAAATGTGTGAAATTCACCCGGCCGTCTCTTCATAAAGTCAACTGCCCGGTCTTAATCATTCAAGGGGACTTGGACGGGATGGTTCCAAAAGCGACCGCTAATTTCTTGAAAGCAGAAATACCTGCAGCTGAAAAAGAGGTCGTGTTTTTACCAAAGTCCAAGCATTTGATTTGCCATGGAGATGACAGGGAGGAGCTTTGTGACAAGGTTCTTACTTTTCTATCAGAAAATTAA
- a CDS encoding YppG family protein, with amino-acid sequence MQPNQNSWYGWNNVNYRQTYPYNYSPYNFTYPNINPNPNPNPNPNPNQMQGTYGMNAGSSMYQNPYMYGYGYPGYTENDVYGENAEAAKQAGFPKGFMTYFQDENGEIDFEKMMSTTGQVVKTVQQVSPIVKGIGTFVKGIK; translated from the coding sequence ATGCAACCAAATCAAAATTCATGGTACGGGTGGAATAATGTAAACTACCGCCAGACTTATCCTTATAATTATTCTCCCTATAACTTTACCTATCCTAATATCAATCCTAATCCTAATCCTAATCCCAATCCCAATCCCAATCAAATGCAAGGAACTTATGGAATGAATGCTGGATCGTCCATGTACCAAAACCCTTATATGTATGGTTATGGCTATCCGGGATATACTGAAAACGATGTATATGGTGAAAATGCTGAAGCGGCTAAGCAAGCAGGCTTCCCGAAAGGATTTATGACGTATTTTCAGGATGAAAATGGGGAAATAGATTTTGAGAAGATGATGTCGACTACAGGGCAAGTAGTGAAAACTGTTCAGCAGGTATCGCCAATTGTAAAAGGGATAGGCACGTTTGTTAAAGGAATAAAATAA
- a CDS encoding glutaredoxin family protein, which produces MSNQRVIVYTSNNCSNCEKVVSKLSEWEIEFEERNISSNREYFKELQKKKVYGTPATFIDEEQILGYQENKLKRTLRVPYEERFLDTDAMHYS; this is translated from the coding sequence ATGAGCAACCAGAGGGTTATTGTATATACGAGCAATAACTGCTCCAATTGTGAGAAAGTTGTTTCAAAGCTATCGGAATGGGAGATTGAGTTCGAAGAGAGAAATATATCGAGCAATCGAGAGTATTTTAAGGAACTCCAAAAAAAGAAAGTATATGGAACACCGGCTACTTTCATAGATGAAGAACAGATCTTAGGTTACCAGGAAAATAAACTCAAACGTACTTTAAGGGTTCCTTATGAGGAGCGTTTTCTCGATACAGATGCTATGCATTATTCTTAA
- a CDS encoding SDR family oxidoreductase, producing the protein MKVLVIGANGNVGRHIVDKLQESQHEPVAMVRDSDQIPAFESKGVKTVLGNLENGFESAFYGVEAVIFAAGSGPDTGADKTILVDQEGAIKAVDHAKHYGVQRFIMLSSMAADRPQIGPGGMRHYLYAKHRADEYLKASGLNYTILRPGGLTDEPGSGKVELAAHLKEFGQISREDAAEALVYLLSVPRAENKSFDVLQGTQPLQEFLAH; encoded by the coding sequence TTGAAGGTATTAGTGATCGGGGCTAATGGAAACGTAGGAAGACATATCGTCGATAAATTGCAGGAGTCCCAGCACGAACCTGTAGCCATGGTACGGGACAGCGATCAAATCCCTGCCTTTGAGTCTAAGGGAGTAAAAACGGTATTGGGAAACCTTGAGAACGGGTTTGAATCAGCGTTTTACGGGGTGGAAGCTGTCATTTTTGCGGCTGGTTCAGGGCCGGATACAGGAGCGGACAAAACGATTTTAGTGGATCAAGAAGGAGCAATCAAGGCGGTCGACCATGCCAAGCATTATGGCGTTCAGCGTTTTATCATGCTAAGTTCGATGGCAGCGGACCGCCCTCAAATAGGCCCGGGCGGCATGAGACATTATTTATATGCGAAGCACAGAGCCGATGAATATTTAAAAGCATCCGGTTTGAATTACACGATTTTACGGCCGGGCGGTTTAACTGATGAACCAGGAAGCGGAAAGGTTGAACTAGCTGCACATCTGAAGGAATTCGGCCAAATTTCACGCGAAGACGCAGCTGAAGCACTGGTTTATCTGCTTTCCGTTCCAAGAGCAGAGAATAAAAGCTTTGATGTCCTCCAGGGGACGCAGCCGCTTCAGGAATTCCTTGCCCATTAA
- a CDS encoding SDR family oxidoreductase, producing MANTYLFTGFPGFLASSLLKEMHHQSFPIERVYLLHLPIMKQQAHRQLQQLKESGINAGDIQLLEGDITKPDLGLDSNTSQSLKQEITHFFHLAALYDLAVPLSSAWKVNVKGTRMVNQWLHSCLSLQRYIYFSTAFVSGQREGIIYEEELTHEQGFKNHYEYTKYIAEQLVTQAQRELPTTIIRPGITVGHSRSGETLKFDGPYFILNMLGKLNKLPFVPHIGNSRAKINLVPYNYVVEATLHLAHFAEGLNKTYHLTDPNPYPAQDIYEMFSNELNNKEPHLTLPVPIASTALQLKWIRKWMGVQREAVSYFLCESEYDCTHTLYDLRKTDIRCPDFASYASHLVDYYKQHRDKKEKHVSIV from the coding sequence ATGGCGAATACGTATTTGTTTACAGGTTTCCCTGGATTTTTGGCGAGCAGTCTCTTGAAAGAGATGCATCATCAATCCTTTCCAATTGAGCGGGTATATCTTCTCCACTTGCCTATAATGAAACAACAGGCGCACAGACAGCTGCAGCAATTAAAGGAAAGCGGGATAAATGCCGGTGATATTCAGCTTTTGGAAGGCGACATTACCAAGCCGGACTTGGGACTTGATTCCAATACGTCTCAATCATTAAAACAAGAAATCACCCACTTCTTTCACCTCGCCGCACTATACGACCTTGCTGTCCCTCTTTCTTCTGCGTGGAAGGTGAACGTCAAAGGCACACGAATGGTCAATCAATGGCTCCATTCCTGCCTCTCGCTGCAGCGATACATCTACTTTAGTACCGCCTTTGTATCAGGTCAGCGGGAAGGAATCATTTATGAGGAAGAGCTTACACACGAGCAAGGGTTTAAAAATCATTATGAATATACAAAATATATCGCCGAACAGTTGGTAACCCAAGCCCAAAGGGAACTGCCAACAACAATTATCCGACCCGGGATCACTGTCGGACATTCCCGCTCCGGGGAAACACTGAAATTTGATGGACCATATTTTATATTGAATATGCTGGGTAAACTAAATAAGCTGCCCTTTGTTCCGCATATCGGTAACAGCAGGGCAAAAATTAACCTTGTCCCCTATAACTATGTAGTCGAAGCCACCTTACATCTTGCCCACTTTGCAGAAGGATTGAACAAAACCTACCACTTAACCGATCCGAATCCTTACCCCGCTCAGGACATCTATGAAATGTTCTCTAATGAATTAAATAATAAAGAACCACACCTCACGCTTCCTGTACCAATTGCAAGCACAGCATTACAACTTAAATGGATAAGAAAATGGATGGGTGTTCAAAGAGAAGCCGTGTCTTACTTTCTATGTGAAAGTGAATACGACTGCACTCATACTCTTTACGATTTAAGGAAAACAGATATTCGCTGTCCGGATTTTGCCTCCTATGCATCTCACTTGGTTGACTATTACAAACAGCACAGAGACAAAAAAGAGAAGCATGTATCGATCGTATAA
- a CDS encoding uroporphyrinogen-III synthase: protein MSGLTDKHIGIAASRQAENISKLIEKQGGTSRVFSIQGKQQLNEQTCRENVGTLIDEPFNWAVLTTGIGARTLEDSAVDSGLQGEFIKKLSQLKLAVRGSKTLRWMKEHNLNADLTAEDGTMDNLFHYLKKETNNEQSQRIFLQAYNQDDAELKESLEQFGFSVYLSKPYKYERPDPKVLEELETNILSQTLDAVVFTSKTQVQNLLLHTPRAEELVNAFNEGVLAVAVGKVTASELERAGISEVLQPEQPKMGAMIVSMVHHYNERQGNPF from the coding sequence GTGTCTGGATTAACAGATAAACATATAGGAATTGCTGCTTCAAGACAAGCAGAGAACATTTCAAAATTAATAGAAAAGCAGGGTGGAACATCCCGTGTATTTTCCATCCAGGGCAAACAGCAGCTAAACGAACAGACATGCAGAGAAAACGTCGGTACATTGATTGATGAACCTTTTAACTGGGCGGTGCTCACGACAGGTATAGGGGCAAGAACCCTGGAGGATTCAGCAGTAGACAGCGGTTTGCAAGGTGAGTTTATTAAAAAATTATCCCAGTTGAAACTCGCCGTTCGAGGCAGCAAAACATTGAGATGGATGAAAGAACACAACTTGAATGCAGATTTAACAGCTGAAGACGGGACGATGGATAACCTGTTTCACTATTTAAAAAAGGAAACAAACAACGAACAAAGCCAGCGGATCTTCTTGCAAGCTTATAATCAGGATGACGCTGAATTGAAAGAAAGCTTAGAGCAGTTTGGCTTTTCTGTATATCTCTCAAAGCCTTATAAATATGAAAGACCGGATCCGAAAGTTTTAGAGGAACTGGAAACAAATATTCTTAGTCAAACCTTGGATGCAGTCGTTTTTACGAGTAAAACCCAAGTTCAGAATTTACTGCTTCACACACCTCGAGCTGAAGAATTGGTCAATGCTTTCAATGAAGGAGTACTAGCAGTGGCGGTCGGTAAGGTGACGGCTTCTGAGCTTGAACGAGCGGGCATTAGTGAAGTGCTTCAGCCTGAGCAGCCCAAAATGGGTGCCATGATTGTGTCCATGGTTCATCATTACAATGAACGGCAAGGAAATCCATTTTAA
- a CDS encoding NAD(P)-binding protein, which produces MGILPLMVDLSNQRVVVVGGGQVAERRVLNLAEWGVTPEVISPALTSGLDALWKEQSITWKQKTFDPSDLQGAFFIVAATNQPAVNQQIIDSAPKDSLINDAEKAERGNVYIPASIKRGRLSISISTNGASPLLAGQLKKQMEQDFDEEYGNYIEFLYEARKLIKHSMLSKEKQQSLLKELLAEQFLLEEKQMKMIDWLYMLLKKEDEQCLD; this is translated from the coding sequence ATGGGAATTTTGCCTTTAATGGTTGATTTATCAAATCAGCGAGTGGTAGTAGTAGGCGGCGGTCAAGTGGCGGAACGCCGAGTGCTGAATTTAGCAGAATGGGGCGTGACCCCCGAGGTTATCAGCCCTGCGTTAACCAGTGGACTGGATGCGTTGTGGAAAGAGCAGTCGATTACTTGGAAACAAAAAACATTTGATCCAAGTGATCTTCAAGGTGCTTTTTTTATCGTTGCCGCTACAAATCAGCCCGCAGTGAATCAGCAGATTATTGACAGTGCTCCTAAAGACTCCTTGATTAACGACGCTGAAAAAGCGGAACGAGGAAACGTCTATATCCCCGCTTCTATTAAGAGAGGAAGACTCTCCATTTCAATTTCTACTAACGGTGCAAGTCCACTTTTAGCCGGCCAGTTAAAAAAACAGATGGAACAGGATTTTGATGAGGAATACGGTAATTATATCGAGTTTTTATATGAAGCTCGCAAGCTTATTAAACATTCGATGCTCTCTAAAGAAAAGCAGCAGAGCTTATTAAAAGAGCTGCTGGCTGAGCAGTTCCTATTAGAGGAAAAGCAGATGAAAATGATCGACTGGCTTTATATGCTGTTGAAAAAGGAGGATGAGCAGTGTCTGGATTAA
- a CDS encoding sirohydrochlorin chelatase: MTYPLQGVLYVSHGSRVEAAKQEALKFIDLLKHQVDAPLQEGCFLEIAEPNIHTAVEKLAAEGATNIAVVPLLLLDAGHYYKDIPAELNEIKAEYPNLTFTYGKPLGVQDRLVDILAERMKEAKEPIHENARILLVGRGSRNPKTRRDMEEIGERLKAKTNISHLDICFLAALKPSFEQALAQLEKVDSQQVFIVPYLWFTGVLIQSMRKKVDELGERYVFCEYLGHHPFIQEAAVDRVQEALDTKGNL; this comes from the coding sequence GTGACTTACCCATTGCAAGGTGTATTATATGTTAGTCATGGCAGCAGGGTGGAAGCCGCTAAGCAGGAAGCATTGAAGTTTATTGATTTGCTCAAGCATCAAGTAGATGCACCGCTTCAAGAGGGTTGTTTTTTGGAAATAGCAGAGCCGAATATTCATACAGCTGTAGAAAAGCTTGCAGCTGAAGGGGCAACGAATATTGCAGTTGTTCCTCTGCTTTTGCTCGATGCCGGTCACTATTACAAGGATATACCTGCTGAACTGAACGAAATAAAAGCAGAGTACCCGAACCTCACATTTACGTATGGAAAACCGCTGGGAGTTCAGGATCGTTTAGTAGATATCCTTGCTGAAAGGATGAAGGAAGCAAAGGAGCCGATTCATGAAAATGCCCGGATTCTATTAGTAGGCCGGGGAAGCCGAAATCCTAAAACGAGAAGAGACATGGAAGAAATCGGGGAACGGTTGAAAGCAAAAACGAATATTTCCCACCTCGACATTTGTTTTTTAGCAGCTCTCAAGCCTTCTTTTGAACAAGCCCTTGCTCAACTGGAAAAGGTGGATTCACAGCAGGTTTTTATCGTTCCTTATTTGTGGTTTACAGGAGTGCTGATTCAATCCATGAGGAAAAAAGTAGACGAGCTTGGTGAGCGATATGTGTTCTGCGAGTATTTAGGGCACCACCCTTTCATCCAGGAAGCTGCCGTGGATCGTGTTCAAGAGGCATTAGATACAAAAGGAAATCTTTGA
- the cobA gene encoding uroporphyrinogen-III C-methyltransferase produces the protein MRKVFLVGAGPGDPELITVKGLKAIQKADVVLYDRLINEELLTYAKPEAELVYCGKSPDNHSFSQEDINKLLCNYATQGKTVTRLKGGDPFIFGRGGEEAEELAKRKIPFEIVPGISSGSAAPAYAGIPLTHRDFSSSVAFVSGVTKLGAEEDQYWHHLAKSIDTLCIYMGVKKLPEICNKLIQFGRPATTPIALVHWGTTNRQQTVVGTLADISEKMDHITNPSMIIVGEVVTLREKLQWFEQLHLEEDSKTQAFVG, from the coding sequence ATGAGAAAAGTATTTTTAGTTGGAGCAGGTCCTGGTGATCCGGAACTAATCACTGTCAAAGGTTTAAAGGCCATTCAGAAAGCAGACGTCGTATTATATGACCGACTTATCAATGAAGAGCTTTTAACTTATGCAAAACCGGAAGCAGAGCTTGTGTACTGTGGAAAAAGCCCCGATAACCACTCTTTCAGTCAAGAAGATATTAATAAGCTGTTATGTAATTACGCGACTCAAGGGAAAACCGTGACCAGGCTGAAGGGGGGAGACCCATTCATCTTTGGACGTGGAGGAGAAGAAGCGGAGGAGTTAGCCAAGCGGAAAATTCCTTTTGAAATCGTGCCTGGGATCTCCTCTGGATCTGCCGCACCTGCCTATGCCGGAATTCCTCTTACTCATAGAGACTTCAGTTCATCTGTGGCGTTCGTTTCAGGAGTAACGAAGTTAGGAGCGGAGGAAGATCAGTACTGGCATCACCTGGCCAAGAGTATTGATACGCTGTGTATTTATATGGGGGTAAAGAAGCTTCCTGAGATTTGTAATAAATTGATTCAATTTGGACGTCCGGCCACAACACCGATCGCTCTCGTTCATTGGGGAACGACGAACCGTCAGCAAACGGTGGTCGGCACCCTGGCTGATATTTCGGAAAAAATGGATCATATCACTAATCCTTCCATGATTATTGTTGGTGAGGTTGTTACACTAAGAGAGAAGCTGCAATGGTTTGAACAGCTTCATTTGGAAGAGGATTCTAAAACCCAGGCATTTGTAGGATAA
- a CDS encoding phosphoadenylyl-sulfate reductase has product MTNSISYDHFPGDPFKQLQPVDETKGAAEVLKWAYDSFGDSIVYACSFGAEGIVLVDLISKVKENARVVFLDTGVHFKETYELIDKVKEKYPKLQIEMKKPSLTIDEQSEKYGPALWERNPNQCCYLRKVKPLEEVLTGVPAWISGLRREQSPIRSKTDFINKDDRFKSLKVCPLIHWTWDDVWSYIRLNGLPYNELHDQGYPSIGCQPCTFPTGSLEDSREGRWSGFDKTECGLHGRE; this is encoded by the coding sequence GTGACAAATAGTATCAGCTATGATCATTTCCCCGGCGATCCTTTTAAACAGTTACAGCCTGTAGATGAAACAAAAGGGGCAGCCGAGGTGTTAAAGTGGGCGTATGATTCATTTGGAGATTCGATTGTGTATGCCTGCAGCTTTGGGGCAGAAGGAATTGTTTTAGTTGATTTAATCTCAAAAGTCAAAGAAAATGCAAGGGTTGTATTTCTTGATACAGGTGTACATTTTAAAGAAACCTATGAATTAATTGACAAAGTCAAGGAAAAATATCCTAAGCTTCAAATAGAAATGAAAAAACCGTCATTAACCATCGATGAACAATCAGAGAAATATGGTCCCGCCTTATGGGAGCGAAACCCAAACCAGTGCTGTTATTTAAGAAAAGTGAAGCCGTTGGAAGAAGTACTGACAGGAGTTCCTGCCTGGATTTCCGGCCTTCGACGAGAACAGTCGCCGATCCGTAGTAAAACGGATTTTATTAACAAAGATGATCGTTTTAAATCCTTAAAGGTGTGCCCGCTTATTCACTGGACTTGGGATGATGTATGGTCTTATATCCGACTAAACGGGTTGCCTTACAACGAATTGCATGATCAAGGCTATCCGAGTATCGGCTGCCAGCCATGTACTTTCCCAACGGGGAGTCTGGAGGATTCCAGGGAAGGCCGATGGAGCGGCTTTGACAAAACCGAATGCGGTCTCCATGGAAGAGAGTGA
- the abc-f gene encoding ribosomal protection-like ABC-F family protein, translating to MLITLKNAYKIVGGNELFQALNFELQAGQKAALVGRNGSGKSTLFRLLTKEESLDGGDLFIQKGLSIGYLHQIPEERNDTGYDYLKSAFHALQQMMEEMKKLETAMLDPEQMEKALKQYGELQDRFTRAGGYEMESMISQVAQGLNIQSLLNQSCRHLSGGEKTKLGLAKILLEKPGLLLLDEPTNHLDLQAIEWLEGYIQQYHGTVCMISHDRSFLDHTVDGIMEIESGEIDRYKGNYSSYEKQKEEKLLAEFHQYQEQQKKIKKMKEAIKRLRQWANEANPPNEKLFKKAKSMERALERMEKIDKPLIDPKKMNLTFHTKDRMGKDIIVAEKLHKSYASRNILADLDLHIRYRDRLAIVGENGCGKSTLLKLLLKVEKPDQGTIRTGPSAKFGYLAQNPLQDNDEHVRMIDYFRSFIRVTEGQARHILAGFMFYGYDVFKKIGQLSGGERMRLKLAIFMHQGINVLVLDEPTNHLDIDSQEVLEDAVQGFEGTVICVSHDRYFLNQCFNETAYLVNGQLHRYFGSYEETNHHWNALLEEQKSVTVKKEAVKAAIKPESPSSRPESLEVQIEEKEQQLALIEEEMERKTSSSDIEKLEKEKRALAQDIDKLYERWMEA from the coding sequence ATGTTAATTACTTTAAAAAATGCTTATAAAATTGTTGGGGGAAATGAATTATTTCAAGCACTGAACTTTGAACTGCAAGCAGGGCAGAAAGCCGCGCTGGTAGGAAGAAATGGCAGCGGTAAGTCAACACTGTTTCGTCTGCTGACTAAGGAGGAGTCCTTAGATGGCGGTGACTTGTTCATACAAAAAGGGCTATCGATCGGCTACCTGCATCAGATTCCAGAAGAACGGAATGATACGGGCTATGACTATTTGAAGTCCGCTTTTCATGCTCTTCAACAAATGATGGAAGAAATGAAGAAATTAGAGACAGCGATGCTTGACCCGGAACAGATGGAGAAAGCCTTAAAACAATATGGGGAATTGCAGGATCGCTTTACCAGGGCTGGAGGGTATGAAATGGAATCCATGATCAGCCAGGTAGCTCAAGGATTAAATATCCAGTCTCTGCTGAACCAATCGTGCAGACATTTGAGCGGGGGAGAAAAGACAAAACTCGGCTTAGCCAAAATTCTTTTGGAAAAACCAGGTTTGCTTTTACTTGACGAGCCGACCAACCATTTGGATTTACAAGCCATTGAGTGGCTGGAAGGCTATATTCAACAGTATCATGGGACCGTCTGTATGATTTCGCATGACCGGTCTTTCCTTGATCATACAGTGGATGGCATTATGGAGATTGAATCAGGAGAAATTGACCGTTACAAAGGGAATTATTCTTCTTATGAAAAGCAGAAAGAAGAAAAGCTGCTGGCAGAGTTTCATCAATACCAGGAGCAGCAGAAAAAGATAAAAAAAATGAAAGAAGCCATTAAACGTTTAAGGCAATGGGCAAATGAAGCAAATCCTCCAAATGAAAAATTGTTTAAGAAAGCCAAAAGCATGGAGCGTGCCCTTGAACGAATGGAAAAAATCGACAAACCGCTCATCGACCCAAAAAAAATGAATTTAACTTTCCATACCAAAGATCGAATGGGCAAAGACATTATAGTCGCTGAAAAGCTTCACAAAAGCTATGCTTCAAGAAATATTTTGGCTGATCTTGATTTACACATTCGATATAGGGACCGGCTTGCGATTGTTGGAGAAAACGGGTGCGGAAAATCCACCTTATTAAAGTTGTTATTAAAAGTTGAGAAACCAGATCAAGGAACCATTCGCACAGGCCCATCTGCAAAGTTTGGCTATCTAGCTCAAAATCCGCTTCAAGACAATGATGAACACGTGCGGATGATTGATTATTTCAGAAGCTTTATTCGAGTAACTGAAGGACAGGCGCGGCATATATTAGCTGGCTTTATGTTTTATGGATATGATGTTTTTAAAAAAATCGGGCAGCTTAGCGGTGGAGAACGGATGCGGTTAAAGTTAGCTATATTTATGCATCAAGGGATTAATGTTCTCGTGCTTGATGAACCGACGAATCATTTGGATATTGATTCCCAGGAAGTCCTCGAAGACGCCGTTCAAGGTTTTGAAGGTACGGTCATATGCGTTTCCCACGACCGTTATTTCTTGAATCAATGCTTTAACGAAACGGCTTATTTAGTAAACGGACAGCTCCACAGGTATTTTGGAAGCTATGAAGAAACGAATCATCATTGGAACGCGCTTTTAGAAGAACAAAAGTCTGTGACAGTAAAGAAAGAAGCTGTGAAGGCGGCGATTAAGCCGGAATCTCCCTCCAGCCGGCCGGAAAGTCTCGAAGTCCAGATCGAAGAAAAGGAGCAGCAATTGGCGCTTATTGAGGAAGAAATGGAAAGAAAGACTTCAAGCTCCGACATTGAAAAGCTTGAAAAAGAAAAAAGAGCACTCGCTCAAGACATCGATAAATTATACGAACGATGGATGGAAGCCTGA
- a CDS encoding RAxF-45 family protein produces MFPKHAIDQKLLHFIRAIFHEATVQGTRMSTFTVE; encoded by the coding sequence ATGTTTCCGAAGCACGCGATTGATCAGAAGCTTTTGCATTTCATCCGTGCGATTTTTCATGAAGCAACTGTACAAGGGACACGTATGTCCACTTTTACAGTTGAATAA
- a CDS encoding MarR family winged helix-turn-helix transcriptional regulator produces MTDQNLYRQKKEDPSLKLFVVLSKAQRSIADLVKDDIQRYDLNPTEFGVLELLYHQGDQPLQKIGEKILLASGSITYVVDKLEEKGYLERIPCPEDRRITFASITEKGRELLHSIFPDHWKQIEAITAGLSEEEKKQAINLLKKLGTYADQKKPR; encoded by the coding sequence ATGACCGATCAAAATCTCTACCGCCAGAAAAAAGAAGACCCCTCATTGAAATTATTTGTCGTATTATCAAAAGCACAGCGTTCCATTGCCGACTTAGTGAAGGATGATATTCAGCGTTATGACTTGAACCCAACGGAGTTCGGAGTGCTTGAGCTGTTATACCATCAAGGCGACCAGCCGCTCCAAAAAATTGGAGAGAAAATTCTTTTAGCCAGCGGCAGCATTACTTACGTGGTGGATAAATTGGAAGAAAAAGGGTATCTTGAACGGATTCCCTGCCCAGAAGACCGAAGAATTACATTTGCTTCCATTACTGAAAAAGGCAGAGAATTGCTGCACAGCATTTTTCCTGATCATTGGAAACAGATTGAAGCGATCACTGCAGGGCTGTCTGAAGAAGAGAAGAAGCAGGCCATTAATCTTCTGAAGAAACTCGGTACGTATGCGGACCAAAAAAAGCCTAGATAA
- a CDS encoding class I SAM-dependent methyltransferase — MVKDTGERVIPEFMKPTNNLLLEHIARYQFALAYMKGRVLDLSCGSGYGTHMIAKECKSEIEEIIGVDIDEEILEYARGRYYHPKSRFEAHDAVDSSLMEKIGTFDVIVSFETYEHVSDEEKLLQNYYQLLKPGGTLLVSTPFGEGRGIPCGSPFHFHQITADQFRELFSNYQETSFYYQKGVLIEPPREGVYHPLGIAVCKK, encoded by the coding sequence TTGGTAAAAGATACTGGAGAACGCGTCATTCCCGAATTTATGAAACCGACTAATAATCTTCTCCTAGAACATATAGCCCGTTACCAATTCGCATTAGCTTATATGAAAGGCCGAGTTCTTGACCTTTCCTGCGGATCCGGCTATGGCACACACATGATTGCTAAGGAATGTAAAAGCGAAATTGAAGAAATCATTGGTGTGGATATTGATGAGGAGATCCTTGAATACGCCAGAGGAAGGTATTACCATCCAAAGTCCCGGTTTGAAGCACACGATGCAGTTGATTCATCTTTGATGGAAAAAATCGGGACTTTTGATGTGATTGTCAGTTTTGAAACATATGAGCATGTGTCAGACGAGGAAAAATTGCTGCAAAATTACTACCAGCTGTTGAAGCCTGGAGGCACACTGCTGGTATCAACCCCGTTCGGTGAAGGAAGAGGGATTCCCTGCGGCTCCCCTTTTCATTTTCATCAAATAACCGCAGATCAATTCAGAGAACTGTTTTCCAACTACCAGGAAACATCATTTTATTATCAAAAAGGAGTCCTGATCGAGCCTCCAAGAGAAGGTGTCTACCACCCTTTAGGAATTGCCGTGTGCAAAAAATAA
- a CDS encoding VOC family protein: protein MHGVFIHTRNLKKSAAWYSWLLGLPFREEDVQSPVYNLPTKEGSYLTIDDHCNDPSYQFEPIKTPVFNFCSNDLKRTYEDLKEQQVPIVREIEQHGDFGWFNIEDPDGHVVMVCGDIR, encoded by the coding sequence GTGCACGGTGTCTTTATACATACCCGAAATTTAAAGAAGTCAGCAGCTTGGTACAGCTGGCTGCTGGGTCTGCCGTTTCGTGAGGAAGACGTCCAATCTCCCGTGTACAATCTTCCGACGAAGGAAGGTTCTTATCTCACGATTGACGATCATTGTAATGATCCCTCCTATCAATTTGAACCAATTAAGACCCCGGTGTTCAATTTCTGTTCGAACGATTTGAAAAGAACTTATGAGGATCTAAAAGAACAACAGGTTCCAATTGTCAGGGAAATTGAGCAGCACGGTGATTTCGGCTGGTTCAACATTGAGGATCCCGATGGGCATGTAGTTATGGTATGTGGAGATATTCGATAA